Proteins encoded together in one Chryseobacterium taklimakanense window:
- a CDS encoding ABC transporter permease, producing the protein MANTAFYIAKRYLIAKKGSTAVTFITWLSAFAMMTAVASMFIIISVFAGLEDLNREMIANLHADLTISGQVEKKLKDPEAVAKILKQQPEIQHSSKVIEEKVYVNNGGIGEIAYLRAVDSAYTFVNPIDKNIFFGKYPDFQYSNEVILENGLDNRLQIPVGENSSPALLYMPKPGTGIITTEDDIFTKKEIYVTGVFPGNDQLNNYVISPLELGQELLNLPKDAAYKIVIKLKNPDDADDLKEKLKTKLGKDYTVKTKAEENAAFWKMINTEKLMIYLIFALVIFITTFNLAGAIIILQLDKKEQAKSLISLGLSLRKLRNTYFYTGVLIVVFGIISGLMIGTAICYFQMSTDFFKAGIELPFPVRIKALNYLIVTAVALLFGLSVSWFFSKINREYILTK; encoded by the coding sequence GTGGCAAATACGGCGTTTTACATTGCAAAAAGATATCTGATAGCCAAGAAAGGCAGCACAGCTGTGACTTTCATTACCTGGCTATCGGCTTTTGCGATGATGACGGCTGTAGCATCGATGTTTATCATCATTTCTGTGTTTGCCGGACTTGAGGACCTTAACAGGGAAATGATCGCTAATCTGCACGCTGACCTCACCATTTCCGGCCAGGTAGAAAAAAAACTGAAGGACCCGGAAGCGGTAGCCAAAATCCTGAAACAGCAACCCGAAATACAGCATTCATCTAAGGTTATTGAAGAAAAAGTTTATGTAAACAATGGCGGAATTGGTGAAATTGCCTATCTGCGTGCAGTGGACTCGGCTTACACTTTTGTAAACCCAATCGATAAAAATATTTTTTTCGGGAAATATCCTGATTTTCAGTACAGCAACGAGGTAATCCTCGAAAATGGCCTTGACAACCGTTTGCAGATCCCCGTGGGCGAAAACTCTTCACCGGCACTGCTTTATATGCCTAAACCCGGCACGGGAATCATCACGACTGAGGATGATATTTTCACCAAAAAAGAAATTTATGTTACCGGCGTTTTCCCGGGCAATGACCAACTCAACAATTATGTAATCAGTCCCCTGGAACTGGGACAGGAATTGTTGAACTTACCGAAAGATGCAGCCTACAAAATCGTCATCAAACTTAAAAATCCGGATGATGCCGATGATTTAAAGGAAAAATTAAAGACAAAGCTTGGAAAAGATTATACAGTCAAAACCAAGGCCGAGGAAAATGCCGCCTTCTGGAAGATGATCAACACCGAAAAACTGATGATCTACCTCATTTTTGCTCTGGTGATTTTCATTACCACTTTTAATCTGGCGGGCGCCATCATCATTCTCCAGCTTGATAAGAAAGAACAGGCAAAATCGCTGATTTCTTTAGGGCTTTCTTTGCGCAAATTGAGAAATACCTACTTCTATACCGGTGTACTTATCGTGGTTTTCGGAATTATTTCCGGACTGATGATCGGTACCGCAATATGCTATTTCCAGATGTCGACGGACTTCTTTAAAGCCGGAATCGAACTGCCGTTTCCGGTCCGAATCAAAGCTTTAAACTATTTAATCGTTACAGCCGTTGCGTTATTATTTGGGCTCTCTGTCTCATGGTTTTTTTCAAAGATCAACAGGGAGTATATATTAACAAAATAA
- the rbfA gene encoding 30S ribosome-binding factor RbfA codes for MNESNRQRKVAQIIQEDFAELFRKQSAESRQSFMVSVSDVKVTADLGIAKIYLSIFPQEFRKPVMKEIEENKSQYRNFIGQKMGKQVRIIPELNFYLDTSLDDVEKLERELKGQGDNPIL; via the coding sequence ATGAACGAAAGCAACAGACAAAGAAAGGTCGCACAGATCATACAGGAAGATTTTGCGGAGCTTTTCCGCAAACAGTCCGCCGAAAGCAGGCAAAGCTTTATGGTTAGTGTTTCGGATGTGAAGGTGACGGCAGATTTGGGAATTGCCAAAATATATCTAAGCATCTTCCCACAGGAATTCCGCAAGCCGGTTATGAAGGAAATTGAGGAAAACAAATCCCAGTACCGCAATTTCATTGGCCAGAAAATGGGAAAACAGGTACGGATAATACCGGAACTGAACTTCTACCTCGATACTTCCCTGGATGATGTAGAAAAACTGGAACGCGAACTGAAAGGCCAGGGCGATAATCCTATTCTGTAA
- the mce gene encoding methylmalonyl-CoA epimerase, whose amino-acid sequence MKIEHLGIAVKSLESSDNLFARLLGKPNYKQEAVETEGVTTSFYQVGESKIELLEATNPDSPIAKFIAKKGEGIHHIAFGVEDIKAEVERLKNEGFVFITEEPKEGADNKLVVFLHPKSTNGVLVELCQEKP is encoded by the coding sequence ATGAAAATAGAGCATCTTGGGATCGCCGTAAAATCGCTTGAAAGTTCAGATAATCTTTTTGCGAGATTACTGGGAAAGCCCAATTACAAACAGGAAGCTGTAGAAACGGAAGGTGTGACGACATCTTTTTACCAAGTTGGTGAAAGCAAAATCGAACTTCTGGAAGCGACAAATCCCGACAGCCCGATCGCAAAATTTATTGCTAAAAAAGGCGAAGGCATCCATCATATTGCGTTTGGTGTAGAAGATATCAAAGCTGAGGTAGAACGTTTAAAAAATGAAGGCTTTGTTTTTATCACTGAAGAACCGAAAGAAGGCGCTGATAATAAGCTGGTTGTGTTTCTGCACCCTAAATCCACAAACGGCGTTTTGGTAGAGCTTTGCCAGGAAAAGCCATAA
- a CDS encoding M23 family metallopeptidase, giving the protein MKNFLKNKNKANILLGILLAVVFGQALIIGKLFTEKNQKNYEVNLVKINTEKDSIDYLKMKNDLTLIDSSVREINGFLLSKNITNERIMTLDQDSLDNAVYLAKVSNRYSQYLVDLQQKLQQVPLGIPTSGYISSNFGKRINPIPVKRTVMMAAVKAPAMEAAKPEPQIIEEKDSLGNVVKRTVIPESATAAANKSKAVPTEKNNPPAEADQIQFHKGMDFAVPYGTDVRSAAIGTVIFAGQKGGYGNCVIISHGNGLATLYGHLSQILVQTNDQVKVNQVIAKSGNSGRSTGPHLHYEVHKNNTPVNPKLFLNF; this is encoded by the coding sequence ATGAAAAATTTTTTGAAAAATAAAAATAAAGCAAACATTCTGCTGGGTATTCTTTTGGCCGTTGTTTTTGGCCAGGCTTTAATAATAGGAAAGCTTTTCACTGAAAAGAACCAGAAAAATTACGAGGTGAATCTCGTGAAAATCAATACTGAAAAAGACAGCATCGATTACCTCAAAATGAAAAATGACCTAACCCTGATCGACAGCAGCGTAAGGGAAATAAATGGATTTCTGCTTTCCAAAAACATCACCAATGAAAGAATAATGACGCTGGATCAGGACAGTTTGGATAATGCCGTCTATCTTGCAAAAGTAAGCAACCGCTACAGCCAGTACCTGGTAGATCTTCAGCAAAAGTTGCAGCAAGTACCACTGGGAATTCCTACTTCAGGATATATTTCGTCAAATTTCGGAAAAAGAATCAACCCCATTCCGGTAAAGAGGACAGTGATGATGGCTGCAGTGAAAGCTCCGGCAATGGAAGCGGCAAAACCCGAACCGCAAATCATCGAGGAAAAAGACAGCTTGGGAAATGTGGTTAAAAGAACGGTGATTCCAGAATCTGCAACCGCGGCTGCAAACAAATCCAAAGCAGTTCCCACAGAAAAAAATAATCCTCCCGCAGAAGCTGACCAGATCCAGTTTCACAAAGGCATGGATTTCGCGGTGCCTTACGGCACTGATGTGCGCAGTGCAGCAATCGGAACCGTAATTTTTGCAGGGCAGAAAGGCGGTTACGGAAACTGCGTGATTATCTCACACGGCAACGGTTTGGCGACGCTTTACGGGCATCTTTCACAAATTCTGGTTCAGACCAATGATCAGGTGAAAGTAAATCAGGTCATCGCAAAATCAGGAAACAGCGGCCGTTCGACAGGCCCGCACCTTCACTACGAAGTGCACAAAAACAACACTCCGGTAAACCCAAAACTGTTTTTGAATTTCTAA
- a CDS encoding NAD(P)H-dependent glycerol-3-phosphate dehydrogenase — protein sequence MLTENCKMVHWHVRNEFVKGAIELRGHNPTYLTSVSFNTKNLNITTDINALVAACDVIVLATPSIYLAQTIEKMTCDYADKIFISAIKGIVPEHNDVVAHYLKEKFDIGFRNQAVIAGPCHAEEVAMERLSYLTIATVEEEVAQKLDQLFTSRFIKVNNSTDILGNEYSAILKNIYAVGAGIASGLGYGDNFIAVFVTNAIREMETFLEGVYEAPRDVNESAYLGDLLVTAYSLFSRNRNLGNLIGKGYTVKSAIQSMNMVAEGYYAADSIYNTAKEKNISTPIIDTIYGILYEDKNPEKQFKKLTAKLT from the coding sequence ATGCTCACAGAAAACTGCAAAATGGTACACTGGCACGTTCGCAATGAGTTTGTAAAAGGCGCTATCGAACTCCGGGGGCATAATCCTACCTACCTTACTTCAGTCAGCTTCAATACCAAAAATCTGAATATTACGACAGATATCAACGCGCTTGTTGCGGCATGTGATGTCATCGTGTTGGCGACCCCATCCATTTATCTTGCGCAAACCATTGAAAAAATGACCTGCGATTATGCGGATAAAATCTTTATTTCAGCGATTAAAGGTATTGTTCCGGAGCATAATGATGTCGTTGCTCATTATTTGAAAGAAAAATTCGATATAGGTTTCAGAAACCAGGCGGTGATTGCCGGTCCGTGCCACGCTGAGGAAGTTGCTATGGAAAGGCTGTCGTACCTTACCATCGCCACGGTAGAAGAAGAGGTTGCACAGAAATTGGATCAGCTGTTCACTTCCAGATTTATAAAAGTTAACAACAGCACGGATATTTTGGGCAATGAATACAGCGCGATCCTCAAGAACATTTATGCAGTCGGCGCCGGAATTGCCAGTGGACTTGGTTATGGCGACAACTTCATCGCTGTTTTTGTAACCAATGCAATCCGTGAAATGGAAACTTTCCTCGAGGGCGTTTATGAAGCGCCGCGCGATGTGAACGAAAGCGCCTATCTTGGGGACCTTTTGGTAACCGCGTACTCACTGTTTTCACGTAACAGGAATTTAGGAAATTTAATTGGTAAGGGCTACACCGTGAAATCTGCAATACAGTCGATGAACATGGTTGCGGAGGGATATTACGCCGCAGATTCCATTTACAATACCGCGAAGGAGAAAAATATTTCAACACCAATTATAGATACCATTTATGGGATTCTGTATGAAGATAAGAACCCGGAAAAACAGTTCAAAAAACTTACGGCAAAACTGACATAA
- the recG gene encoding ATP-dependent DNA helicase RecG: MNLDTSIEYLKGIGPERAKLIKNVLGISTVEDFLNFYPIRYLDKSKIYKIKDLKEGLPDVQLKGKIKELKEIGTGRTKRLSGKFQDETGTVDLVWFQYSQWLKDQLPVNREILIFGKASFFNNQFSMAHPEIEIEEKREQENYLKPIYPSSEKLTKRGLNQKFFQNLLKNICLQIPILIQENLPDYLMKFLKLMSRQQAFLNIHFPENMTHFEAADRRLKFEEAFFFQLGYGLKKQYHQTNSQGNPFPVVGDYFNNFYENFLPFDLTSAQKRVLKEIRTDMKRPVQMNRLLQGDVGSGKTMVALLSMLIAMDNGFQSCMMAPTEILAQQHFSGISELLAGTGITVKLLTGSTKNSERKIIHEELSGGELSILVGTHAVLEDIVQFKNLGLAIIDEQHRFGVAQRAKLWAKNRIPPHILVMTATPIPRTLAMSFYSDLDVSVIDEMPAGRKPIITAHRKEKDRISVYNFCRDEIIKGRQIYFVYPLIEESETLDYKNLMEGFDHILQHFSDYNVTMLHGRMLPAEKDAAMQYFASGKAQIMVATTVIEVGVNVPNASVMVIESAERFGLSQLHQLRGRVGRGAEQSYCILMTSDKLSNESRKRIKTMCETNDGFKISEVDMQLRGPGDILGTQQSGVVDYKRLDLVQDAKIIKASKETVEKIISKDPFLSHPDHLAMKYYYQKQYRGKNKWGKIS; this comes from the coding sequence TTGAATCTTGACACATCCATAGAATACCTCAAGGGCATCGGTCCCGAACGCGCGAAGCTCATCAAAAATGTGCTTGGTATTTCCACGGTGGAGGATTTTCTCAACTTTTATCCCATCCGTTATCTGGACAAAAGCAAAATTTACAAAATCAAGGACTTAAAAGAAGGTTTGCCCGATGTACAGCTGAAAGGAAAAATAAAGGAGTTAAAGGAGATCGGAACGGGGAGAACCAAGCGGTTATCCGGAAAATTTCAGGATGAGACCGGGACTGTGGATTTGGTTTGGTTTCAGTATTCCCAATGGCTCAAGGATCAGCTGCCTGTAAACCGGGAAATTCTCATTTTTGGTAAGGCCAGTTTCTTCAATAATCAGTTTTCTATGGCGCATCCGGAAATTGAGATCGAAGAAAAGCGTGAACAGGAAAATTACCTGAAGCCGATTTATCCAAGCTCAGAAAAGCTGACCAAAAGAGGGCTTAACCAGAAATTTTTTCAAAATTTACTGAAAAATATCTGCCTCCAAATTCCAATCCTCATTCAGGAAAACCTGCCGGATTATCTGATGAAGTTTTTGAAGCTGATGTCGCGGCAGCAGGCATTTCTCAATATTCATTTTCCTGAAAACATGACACATTTCGAGGCGGCCGACCGGCGCCTTAAGTTTGAGGAAGCCTTCTTTTTCCAGTTAGGTTACGGACTGAAAAAGCAATATCATCAAACCAATTCCCAAGGAAATCCGTTTCCGGTTGTGGGTGATTATTTCAACAATTTCTATGAAAATTTCCTGCCTTTTGACCTTACCAGTGCACAGAAAAGGGTTTTAAAAGAAATAAGAACCGATATGAAACGTCCGGTGCAGATGAACCGGCTTTTGCAGGGCGATGTTGGTTCAGGCAAAACAATGGTTGCGCTTCTTTCCATGCTCATTGCTATGGATAACGGTTTCCAGAGCTGTATGATGGCGCCGACCGAAATCCTGGCACAACAGCATTTCAGCGGGATATCCGAACTTTTGGCAGGCACAGGAATTACAGTAAAACTGCTCACAGGCTCCACAAAAAATTCTGAAAGAAAAATCATTCACGAAGAATTATCAGGCGGCGAACTTTCAATCCTGGTGGGGACGCACGCTGTTTTGGAAGATATTGTTCAGTTTAAAAATTTAGGTTTAGCCATCATCGATGAACAGCACCGTTTCGGGGTGGCCCAGCGTGCTAAACTTTGGGCAAAAAACCGCATTCCGCCGCATATTCTGGTGATGACGGCTACGCCGATCCCCAGAACTCTGGCCATGAGTTTTTATTCTGATCTGGATGTTTCAGTGATAGACGAGATGCCAGCAGGAAGAAAGCCCATCATTACCGCGCACCGAAAAGAAAAAGACAGAATTTCGGTTTACAATTTTTGTCGGGACGAGATTATTAAGGGACGGCAGATCTATTTTGTTTACCCTTTAATCGAAGAAAGCGAAACGCTGGATTATAAAAATTTAATGGAAGGTTTCGACCATATTTTACAGCACTTTAGCGATTATAATGTGACGATGCTGCACGGAAGAATGCTGCCCGCCGAAAAAGATGCAGCAATGCAGTATTTCGCTTCCGGAAAAGCACAGATTATGGTGGCTACCACGGTTATTGAAGTCGGCGTGAATGTTCCCAATGCCTCGGTTATGGTGATAGAAAGTGCTGAAAGGTTCGGCCTCTCCCAATTGCATCAGTTGCGGGGCCGTGTGGGGCGCGGAGCCGAGCAGAGTTACTGTATCTTAATGACTTCTGACAAGCTTTCAAACGAGAGCCGCAAACGCATCAAAACGATGTGTGAGACCAACGACGGCTTCAAAATTTCTGAGGTAGATATGCAGCTCCGCGGTCCGGGCGATATTCTCGGCACGCAGCAAAGCGGTGTTGTAGATTACAAACGGCTGGATCTGGTTCAGGATGCCAAAATCATCAAAGCTTCAAAAGAAACGGTAGAGAAAATCATTTCAAAGGATCCTTTTCTTAGCCATCCGGATCATCTGGCGATGAAGTATTATTACCAGAAACAATACCGCGGGAAAAATAAGTGGGGCAAAATTTCGTAA
- a CDS encoding lmo0937 family membrane protein — protein sequence MIAMSNSLFYVVSAVLFITWFLGFMVFDAGGEIHFVFLAAVLVIVYKIFIDHKTNNRL from the coding sequence ATGATAGCAATGAGTAACAGTTTATTTTATGTTGTATCCGCGGTACTGTTTATCACCTGGTTTCTAGGATTTATGGTTTTTGATGCAGGCGGGGAAATTCATTTTGTCTTTTTAGCAGCTGTTTTAGTAATAGTGTATAAAATATTTATCGATCACAAAACAAATAATAGATTATGA
- a CDS encoding PAS domain-containing protein has product MGLTYKHLERVNENNQWVNHSFEVSLKLEELYSNVKNIENERIHFLATGNPQNLDNVPALKIAVQKELADLGRSFSHSPKQLKNLQDLNRLVSEKIKLADSAAILQDSNSSELKIHLLKDSALTRDISLKIREMLLEEKLILQERRSQLFFDQRSTPVYLYIISLFSLGLLGFAFYRINKDVKIQKQVNRSLQVSLDTSKLAEKVGDFGIWILDLESNQYTFSDNEYRILGYEPGGFEAKYEGFMKHIHPEDYDYVNKRAKEMISGKNMLPFTYRVITKDGKLKHFQSAGQIVEMNTGEKVVLGITKNVTSDIENKLQLESINWVLSERNKNLSIANETFGESEKIGAFGTWQWFPQDDYFVFSKNLICLYGFNPENFEHELKNFLPAIHPEDKHIVNERIKKMYEGQEVKAFVHRIYRADDHKLRYHSVTSKKISDPAVGEYMLFITRDITEEYLDKQNIEEKNILLEANNKELQAFNYVASHDLQEPLRKIETFISRLYDKDNDRLSDSGKQYLERIQFSAGRMRKLIDDLLQFSRSTRADQKFEYTELDELMQNATDELQATIEEKNATVNLEPLPMLKVIPFQIQQLFVNILGNSLKYSKKGVPPVIDLHVTEVESDNEPLILKKSKKIYFKLQFTDNGIGFEQQYADRIFTLFNRLHDKDEFEGTGIGLAICKKIVENHNGYIYAEGTPGVGAKFTIFLPQY; this is encoded by the coding sequence ATGGGGCTCACCTACAAACACCTCGAGCGGGTAAATGAAAACAACCAATGGGTAAACCATTCTTTCGAAGTGTCGCTTAAATTGGAAGAATTATATTCCAACGTAAAGAATATAGAAAACGAAAGGATACATTTCCTTGCTACAGGCAATCCTCAAAACCTGGACAATGTTCCGGCGCTGAAAATTGCGGTACAAAAAGAGCTTGCAGATTTGGGGCGATCTTTCTCACATAGCCCAAAGCAGTTAAAAAATTTGCAGGATCTTAACAGGCTGGTTTCTGAAAAAATAAAACTCGCCGACAGCGCAGCCATACTTCAGGACTCTAATTCGAGCGAACTTAAAATTCATCTTTTAAAAGACAGCGCACTTACACGGGATATATCCTTAAAAATCCGGGAAATGCTGCTTGAAGAAAAACTGATACTCCAGGAGCGCCGCTCGCAGCTTTTTTTCGATCAGAGAAGTACACCGGTCTATCTCTATATCATTTCATTATTTTCTCTAGGACTTTTGGGTTTTGCATTTTACCGTATCAATAAAGATGTAAAGATCCAGAAACAGGTCAACCGTAGCCTTCAGGTATCACTCGACACCTCCAAACTGGCGGAAAAAGTAGGAGATTTTGGAATATGGATTCTGGATTTGGAGAGCAACCAATACACTTTCTCGGATAATGAATACCGCATTCTGGGTTACGAACCCGGCGGTTTTGAAGCTAAGTATGAGGGATTCATGAAGCATATACATCCTGAAGACTACGATTACGTAAACAAGAGGGCCAAGGAAATGATCAGTGGCAAAAATATGCTGCCGTTCACCTACCGGGTCATTACCAAGGATGGAAAACTGAAACATTTTCAGTCCGCCGGACAAATCGTGGAAATGAACACTGGCGAGAAAGTTGTCCTGGGAATCACCAAAAATGTTACTTCTGACATTGAAAACAAACTGCAGCTCGAAAGCATTAACTGGGTACTTTCTGAAAGAAATAAAAACCTGAGCATTGCGAATGAAACTTTCGGGGAATCCGAGAAAATCGGTGCCTTCGGTACATGGCAGTGGTTCCCTCAAGATGATTATTTTGTATTTTCTAAAAACCTGATCTGCTTATACGGCTTCAATCCGGAAAATTTTGAACATGAACTGAAGAATTTTCTTCCGGCCATACATCCTGAGGATAAACACATCGTAAATGAACGCATAAAAAAAATGTACGAAGGCCAGGAAGTAAAAGCTTTCGTTCACAGAATTTACCGTGCGGATGACCACAAACTGCGTTACCATTCCGTAACCAGTAAAAAAATCAGTGATCCGGCAGTTGGTGAATATATGCTCTTCATCACCCGGGACATTACCGAAGAATATCTCGACAAGCAGAATATTGAAGAAAAAAATATCCTGCTCGAGGCCAATAACAAAGAGTTACAGGCCTTCAATTATGTGGCCAGCCACGACCTGCAGGAACCTTTGCGCAAGATAGAAACTTTTATTTCCAGGCTTTACGATAAGGATAACGACCGCCTTTCCGACTCCGGGAAACAATATCTGGAGCGCATACAGTTTTCGGCAGGCAGAATGCGGAAACTCATCGATGATTTGCTGCAGTTTTCACGTTCTACCAGAGCAGACCAAAAATTTGAGTATACAGAACTCGATGAATTGATGCAGAATGCCACTGATGAACTGCAAGCCACCATTGAAGAAAAGAATGCAACAGTAAACCTGGAGCCTTTACCAATGCTCAAAGTAATTCCTTTTCAGATCCAGCAGCTTTTCGTCAATATTTTGGGAAATTCACTTAAATACTCCAAAAAGGGCGTTCCGCCAGTCATTGACCTGCATGTTACAGAAGTAGAGTCCGATAATGAACCGTTAATTCTAAAAAAATCAAAAAAGATTTATTTCAAACTGCAATTTACCGATAACGGAATTGGTTTCGAACAGCAATATGCCGACAGAATCTTCACACTGTTCAACCGGCTTCACGACAAAGACGAGTTTGAGGGAACAGGTATAGGCCTCGCCATCTGCAAAAAAATTGTCGAAAACCACAACGGTTATATCTATGCAGAAGGCACGCCAGGCGTTGGCGCCAAATTCACTATCTTCCTGCCACAGTATTAG
- a CDS encoding response regulator: MTKEYTYIVLADDDADDRLFFTDAFDELKINTKVQTFNDGAELMDYLNGENSQLPEILFLDLNMPKKNGIECLHEIKANPRFENIAVAIYSTSSSEEHIEETFVSGANIYIKKPNDFNTLKKVLSDVVTINWQYHTSGMNKDNFLLRF, translated from the coding sequence ATGACTAAAGAATATACCTACATTGTACTTGCAGACGACGATGCGGACGACAGACTGTTCTTCACCGATGCGTTCGATGAGCTGAAGATCAATACAAAAGTGCAGACCTTCAACGATGGTGCTGAATTGATGGATTACCTGAACGGTGAAAACTCGCAGCTCCCGGAAATACTTTTCCTGGATCTGAATATGCCAAAGAAGAACGGCATCGAATGCCTGCACGAAATCAAAGCCAATCCGAGATTTGAAAATATCGCGGTGGCGATTTACTCTACCTCATCATCCGAGGAACATATTGAGGAAACTTTTGTAAGCGGCGCCAATATCTATATCAAAAAACCAAACGATTTCAATACTTTGAAAAAAGTTCTTTCAGACGTGGTGACTATAAACTGGCAGTACCACACATCGGGAATGAACAAGGATAATTTTCTTTTGAGATTTTAA
- a CDS encoding helix-turn-helix domain-containing protein: MKMNVKFDFNTICKKVLEEQLNSLNINYRILNFGEIELLEKLSKDTEKQLRAKLDEYGIEVIENQKTALVQKIKDVIVDMIFSEEQVQVKASVYLAEKLGHSYGYISNIFSQVTYTSIENFIIIQKIEYAKQLLIIENLSLTDIAHRLNYSSVAHLSTQFKNTTGMTPSQFQKIINKRRDNIIKN, translated from the coding sequence ATGAAAATGAATGTGAAGTTCGACTTCAACACCATCTGCAAAAAAGTTTTGGAAGAGCAGTTGAACAGCCTCAATATCAATTACAGAATTCTGAATTTTGGTGAAATAGAGCTCCTGGAAAAACTGTCGAAAGACACCGAAAAACAGCTCCGCGCCAAGCTTGATGAGTACGGAATTGAAGTTATTGAAAACCAGAAGACCGCTTTAGTTCAGAAAATAAAAGACGTCATCGTAGATATGATTTTCTCCGAAGAACAGGTGCAGGTGAAAGCATCCGTTTATCTGGCAGAAAAACTGGGCCACAGCTATGGTTATATTTCAAATATTTTTTCACAGGTAACTTATACATCCATCGAGAACTTCATTATCATCCAAAAAATTGAGTACGCGAAGCAGCTGCTGATCATAGAGAATCTGTCGCTTACTGACATTGCCCACCGTTTAAATTACAGCAGTGTAGCGCACCTGAGCACCCAATTTAAAAACACGACCGGGATGACGCCATCACAGTTCCAGAAAATTATAAATAAGAGAAGAGATAACATAATCAAGAACTAA
- a CDS encoding GNAT family N-acetyltransferase yields the protein MKFIQAKTDDIALIQQLARTSWESAYAEILSKEQIDYMLAEMYSTAEISSHLTNPNYHYFLIENNEKPVGFIGFEHHYEPGTTKLHRLYLIPEAKGSGLGKAAINFLKEKTGETGNKRIILNVNKNNSARKIYESQGFKVYDEGVFDIGGGYVMDDYLMEFIL from the coding sequence ATGAAATTTATTCAAGCAAAAACCGACGATATCGCCCTGATACAGCAGCTTGCAAGAACATCCTGGGAAAGTGCCTATGCGGAAATTCTCTCTAAAGAACAGATTGATTATATGTTAGCCGAAATGTATTCTACCGCTGAAATCAGTTCGCACCTGACGAATCCAAATTACCATTATTTTTTGATTGAAAACAATGAAAAACCGGTAGGATTTATCGGATTTGAACACCATTACGAACCGGGGACAACCAAACTTCACCGTTTATATCTCATTCCCGAAGCAAAAGGTTCAGGTCTGGGGAAAGCCGCCATTAATTTTTTAAAAGAGAAGACTGGGGAGACCGGTAACAAAAGAATAATCCTGAACGTCAATAAAAACAACAGCGCCAGAAAGATCTATGAATCACAGGGGTTTAAAGTTTATGACGAAGGCGTTTTCGATATCGGCGGTGGGTACGTTATGGATGATTACCTGATGGAATTCATCCTTTAA